From the genome of Gammaproteobacteria bacterium, one region includes:
- a CDS encoding cytochrome c oxidase assembly protein, with product MHRTPLLLGFAALAIAWSGALPRFLGHSFTAHMAMHMMVVAVAAPLIAVGVAASRADPSLIRPAWFA from the coding sequence ATGCATCGAACGCCGCTGCTGCTGGGCTTCGCCGCACTTGCCATCGCCTGGAGCGGTGCGTTGCCGAGGTTCCTGGGCCATTCCTTCACCGCCCACATGGCGATGCACATGATGGTGGTCGCGGTCGCCGCGCCGCTGATCGCGGTTGGTGTGGCGGCTTCGCGCGCCGATCCCTCGTTGATAAGACCGGCCTGGTTCGCGC
- the ctaD gene encoding cytochrome c oxidase subunit I — protein MNNTAHASPQDDPAHRRAQAERLKQVWASGKGFRYWSAVNNSEIGVWYTVTAFAFFLFAGVLALLIRTQLAVPENDFLSAEVYNQVFTLHGTVMMFLFAIPIFEAVSILILPEMLGARDLPFPRLSAFGYWSFLLGGVFVCGSIFFGAAPSGGWFMYPPLTTDVEQSGIGADIWMLGLSFIEVASIAAAVEIIIGILKCRPPGMRINLMPLYSWYLLVVAAMILFAFPPLIAGDILFEMERLLDWPFFDPARGGDPILWQHLFWIFGHPEVYIIFLPAIALVAMIVPTFARRPIVGYTWIVLAAVGTGFLSFGLWVHHMFATGLPAISLGFFSAASEAVAIPTGVQIFCFLATLLAGRVIYCVPMLYVSGTLAIFVIGGLTGVMVALAPFDWQAHDSYFIVAHLHYVLIGGALFPIFAGVYYFFPFVRGRKLSDKLGKLAFWLMFVGFNVSFFPMHFTGLLGMPRRVVTYPQRLGWEWLNLISTVGAFMFAIGVLVFVWDVLRPRRREPYAQRNPWNAGTLEWLTEMPGADWGVRSIPIVESRYPLWDQPDFVKNVDEGRFYLPDAEEGKRETMVTSVLDATPIQCLRVPGNTFITMAAAFLTGGVFIFTTFHWYLAALVSGVFALGAIVKWLWDGTAMVPEKPDKDVGLGLTLPLYVSGPKSVGWWAMFITMIGDMTAFASVVFAYFFYWTIHDDFPPPDAAPGVTLPLIASALLMTSWGVTQMARRWNRAGNAKAFRLALIAGAVLTAGGGAGYIWGPLTSGMVAAKSVYPATVWVLVIWVASHAALGIIMQLYCVAGSWAGKLTNEYDIDIWNVSLYWHFMAITTVVTFAVIALFPLVT, from the coding sequence ATGAACAATACTGCCCACGCCTCGCCGCAGGACGATCCCGCCCACCGGCGCGCGCAGGCGGAGCGTCTGAAGCAGGTCTGGGCGAGCGGCAAAGGCTTCCGCTACTGGTCGGCGGTCAACAATTCCGAAATCGGTGTCTGGTACACGGTCACCGCGTTCGCGTTCTTTCTGTTCGCCGGCGTGCTGGCGCTGTTGATCCGCACGCAGCTGGCGGTGCCCGAGAACGACTTTCTGTCGGCTGAAGTTTATAACCAGGTCTTCACCCTGCACGGCACGGTGATGATGTTCCTGTTCGCGATTCCGATCTTCGAAGCGGTGTCGATATTGATCCTGCCGGAGATGCTCGGCGCGCGCGACCTGCCGTTTCCGCGCCTGTCCGCGTTCGGCTACTGGAGCTTTCTGCTGGGCGGCGTGTTCGTCTGTGGCTCGATCTTTTTCGGCGCCGCGCCCAGCGGCGGCTGGTTCATGTACCCGCCGCTCACGACCGACGTCGAGCAGTCCGGCATCGGCGCCGACATCTGGATGCTGGGGCTGTCGTTTATCGAGGTCGCCTCGATCGCGGCGGCAGTGGAGATCATCATCGGCATTCTCAAGTGCCGGCCGCCTGGCATGCGCATCAATCTCATGCCGCTGTACTCCTGGTATCTGCTGGTGGTGGCGGCCATGATCCTGTTCGCGTTCCCACCGCTGATCGCCGGCGATATCCTGTTCGAGATGGAGCGACTGCTGGACTGGCCGTTCTTCGATCCCGCGCGCGGCGGCGATCCCATCCTGTGGCAGCACCTGTTCTGGATTTTCGGCCATCCCGAGGTCTATATCATCTTCCTGCCGGCGATCGCGCTTGTGGCCATGATCGTGCCGACCTTCGCGCGGCGGCCCATCGTCGGCTATACCTGGATCGTGCTGGCAGCCGTGGGCACCGGGTTTCTGAGCTTCGGCCTATGGGTGCACCACATGTTTGCTACGGGTCTGCCGGCGATCTCGCTGGGGTTTTTCTCGGCGGCCTCGGAAGCCGTCGCGATCCCGACCGGCGTGCAGATATTCTGCTTCCTCGCGACCCTGCTGGCGGGGCGCGTGATTTACTGCGTGCCGATGCTGTACGTCAGCGGCACCCTGGCGATCTTCGTCATCGGCGGCCTGACCGGCGTGATGGTCGCGCTCGCGCCGTTCGACTGGCAGGCGCACGATTCCTATTTCATCGTCGCGCACCTGCATTACGTACTGATCGGCGGCGCGCTGTTTCCGATTTTCGCCGGTGTCTACTATTTCTTCCCCTTCGTCAGGGGTCGCAAGCTCTCCGACAAACTCGGTAAGCTCGCCTTCTGGCTGATGTTCGTCGGCTTCAACGTCTCCTTCTTTCCGATGCACTTCACCGGGCTGCTCGGCATGCCGCGACGCGTGGTCACCTATCCGCAACGGCTCGGTTGGGAGTGGCTGAACCTTATCTCGACCGTCGGCGCCTTCATGTTCGCAATCGGCGTGCTCGTGTTCGTGTGGGATGTGCTGCGGCCCAGGCGCAGGGAGCCATATGCGCAGCGGAATCCCTGGAACGCCGGCACGCTGGAATGGCTGACCGAGATGCCCGGCGCGGACTGGGGCGTGCGTTCCATCCCCATCGTCGAGAGCCGCTATCCGCTGTGGGATCAGCCGGACTTCGTAAAGAACGTCGACGAGGGCCGCTTTTATCTGCCGGACGCGGAAGAGGGGAAACGCGAAACGATGGTCACGTCGGTGCTCGATGCCACGCCCATCCAGTGTCTGCGCGTGCCGGGCAATACCTTCATCACCATGGCGGCCGCGTTCCTGACCGGTGGCGTGTTTATCTTCACCACGTTTCACTGGTATCTGGCGGCGCTCGTGTCGGGGGTGTTCGCGCTGGGTGCGATTGTCAAGTGGCTTTGGGACGGCACGGCGATGGTGCCGGAAAAGCCGGACAAAGACGTGGGCCTGGGATTAACCCTGCCGCTTTACGTGTCCGGCCCGAAATCAGTGGGCTGGTGGGCCATGTTCATCACTATGATCGGCGACATGACGGCGTTCGCGAGTGTGGTGTTCGCATATTTTTTTTATTGGACCATACACGATGATTTCCCGCCGCCCGACGCGGCGCCCGGCGTGACATTGCCGCTCATCGCGAGCGCGCTGCTGATGACCTCGTGGGGAGTCACGCAAATGGCGCGTCGCTGGAACCGCGCGGGCAACGCCAAGGCGTTTCGGCTGGCGCTTATCGCGGGCGCTGTCCTTACCGCTGGCGGTGGCGCGGGATATATCTGGGGTCCGTTGACGTCAGGCATGGTGGCTGCGAAGAGCGTCTATCCGGCGACTGTGTGGGTGCTGGTCATCTGGGTCGCGAGCCACGCGGCGCTGGGCATCATCATGCAGCTCTACTGCGTGGCGGGAAGCTGGGCCGGCAAGTTAACCAACGAGTACGACATCGACATCTGGAACGTGTCGCTGTACTGGCACTTCATGGCGATCACGACGGTAGTAACCTTCGCAGTGATCGCACTGTTCCCTCTGGTGACCTAA
- the coxB gene encoding cytochrome c oxidase subunit II translates to MAPVRGLAQAPRAGRWPSRVHVWFIGASVLILAGCAGPQSALAPSGLEAAWVAQLFWVMLIGAGLIWTLVIGFAIYVTRLNPQAHSEKAAGRLIVWGGVVFPVTVLGALLIYGLALMPALRAPGGGLRIEVSGEQWWWRVKYSPPGRAAPVTSANEIRLPVGQRSEIILTSPDVIHSFWIPSLAGKVDMIPGRINRIVLEPTETGVYRGQCAEYCGTAHALMAFSVVVMPRDKFAQWLEQEARPAATPRAPRIEKGRNLFLVTGCGACHTVRGTRARGVIGPDLTHVGSRRTIGAGTLVSNTKSIARFIAQTQRIKPGVRMPSFGMLPGKDIDAIAAYLESLE, encoded by the coding sequence ATGGCGCCGGTCCGCGGCCTTGCGCAGGCTCCACGCGCAGGCCGCTGGCCGAGTCGCGTTCATGTTTGGTTTATCGGTGCGTCCGTCCTCATTCTCGCCGGCTGCGCCGGACCGCAGTCCGCGCTCGCGCCCTCCGGTCTGGAGGCCGCGTGGGTTGCGCAGTTGTTCTGGGTGATGCTGATCGGGGCGGGGCTCATCTGGACGCTGGTCATTGGTTTCGCGATCTACGTCACGCGGCTCAATCCGCAGGCGCACAGCGAGAAGGCGGCGGGCCGGCTGATCGTGTGGGGCGGCGTGGTGTTTCCGGTAACGGTGCTGGGCGCGTTACTGATCTACGGGCTGGCGCTGATGCCGGCCTTGCGCGCGCCGGGGGGTGGCTTGCGCATCGAGGTGTCGGGTGAACAGTGGTGGTGGCGGGTGAAATATTCTCCGCCTGGCCGCGCTGCGCCGGTGACCAGCGCCAACGAGATACGGCTGCCGGTCGGTCAGAGAAGCGAGATCATCCTGACCAGTCCCGATGTGATTCATTCGTTCTGGATTCCCTCGCTCGCCGGCAAGGTGGACATGATTCCCGGACGCATCAATCGCATCGTGCTGGAGCCCACCGAGACCGGCGTTTACCGCGGACAGTGCGCCGAGTATTGCGGCACGGCGCACGCGCTGATGGCGTTCTCAGTGGTCGTGATGCCGCGCGATAAATTCGCACAATGGCTTGAGCAGGAGGCGCGCCCGGCCGCCACGCCGCGCGCGCCGCGAATTGAAAAAGGCCGTAATCTGTTTCTGGTGACCGGTTGCGGCGCCTGCCACACTGTCCGCGGTACGCGCGCCCGGGGCGTGATCGGTCCGGATCTGACCCATGTCGGCAGTCGCCGCACCATCGGCGCGGGCACGCTTGTGAGCAACACAAAATCCATCGCCCGCTTCATCGCACAAACGCAACGCATCAAGCCCGGCGTGCGCATGCCGTCGTTCGGCATGCTGCCGGGCAAGGATATCGACGCGATCGCCGCGTATCTGGAAAGTCTCGAATGA